One genomic window of Acidovorax radicis includes the following:
- the rpoE gene encoding RNA polymerase sigma factor RpoE, with product MTVIPPLPSEDSDFQLVERTVAGDQRAFELLVIKYQRRIERLIGRMVRDTDLVQDIAQETFIRAYRALHQFRGDAQFYTWLYRIAVNTAKKALMDMKRNPVISENAFRSSDDDDETSRLGHELTTDETPETVLAAQEIAQVVNAAMEALPEDLRQAVTLREIEGLSYEEIAAAMGCPIGTVRSRIFRAREAISAKVRPLLENQSGKRW from the coding sequence ATGACTGTAATTCCGCCTCTCCCCTCCGAAGACAGCGACTTCCAACTGGTGGAGCGCACGGTAGCGGGTGATCAGCGTGCCTTTGAGTTGCTGGTCATCAAATACCAGCGCCGCATTGAGCGGCTCATCGGGCGTATGGTGCGTGACACCGATCTCGTTCAGGATATCGCGCAGGAAACCTTCATCCGAGCCTATAGGGCGCTTCATCAGTTTCGCGGTGACGCGCAGTTCTATACCTGGTTGTATCGAATCGCCGTCAATACCGCCAAAAAGGCGCTGATGGACATGAAGCGCAACCCCGTCATTTCAGAGAACGCGTTTCGAAGTAGCGATGATGATGATGAAACTTCCCGCCTCGGACATGAACTAACCACCGACGAGACGCCCGAGACTGTTCTCGCTGCCCAAGAGATTGCGCAGGTGGTGAATGCTGCCATGGAGGCATTACCCGAGGATTTGCGCCAGGCGGTGACTTTGCGCGAGATCGAGGGGCTGAGTTACGAAGAGATCGCTGCGGCCATGGGTTGCCCGATTGGCACAGTGCGGTCTCGGATATTCCGGGCGCGTGAAGCCATTTCGGCCAAAGTGCGTCCCTTGCTAGAGAACCAATCTGGCAAACGGTGGTGA
- the acpS gene encoding holo-ACP synthase: protein MIYGIGTDICDVRRIAASLDRHGDRFAEKVLAQGELVTWRERSTRWPDRGLRYLATRFSAKEAFSKAIGLGMRMPMTWRHCEVAKLPTGQPVIVLHGDIKDWFEARGLSAHLSVTDETDYAASFCVVEKI from the coding sequence ATGATCTACGGCATCGGCACCGACATCTGCGACGTGCGCCGCATCGCGGCCAGCCTGGACCGCCATGGCGATCGCTTTGCCGAGAAGGTGCTGGCGCAGGGCGAGCTGGTGACGTGGCGCGAGCGCAGCACACGCTGGCCTGACCGGGGCCTTCGCTATTTGGCCACGCGGTTTTCCGCCAAGGAAGCCTTCAGCAAAGCGATTGGCCTGGGGATGCGCATGCCCATGACGTGGCGCCACTGCGAAGTGGCCAAACTGCCCACAGGCCAGCCGGTGATCGTGTTGCACGGCGACATCAAGGACTGGTTCGAGGCCCGGGGCCTGTCGGCACACCTGAGCGTGACAGACGAAACCGACTACGCCGCCAGCTTCTGTGTGGTGGAGAAAATATAA
- a CDS encoding DegQ family serine endoprotease — MPKFDGKMLRTMALGCLFSGIAGVAALPHAAWAQPVAAARGLPDFTDLVDQVGPSVVNIRTVEKASSRANANGMDEEMLEFFRRFGVPIPNMPRQQRPQRPQQEEESQPRGVGSGFILTADGFVMTNAHVVEGADEVIVTLTDKREFKAKIIGADKRTDVAVVKIDATGLPAVKVGDLNRLRVGEWVMAIGSPFGLENTVTAGIVSAKQRDTGDYLPFIQTDVAINPGNSGGPLINMRGEVVGINSQIYSRSGGFMGISFAIPMDEAIRVSDQLRASGRVTRGRIGVQIGQVTKDVAESIGLGKAQGALVTGVETGSPADKAGVEAGDIITRFDGKQIDKVADLPRLVGNTKPGSKSVLTVFRRGASRDLGVTIAEIEPDNKPAAKVSEREEKSKASAAAQQIGLSVTELTDAQKKELKLKGGVAVVAATEAAARAGLREGDIILSVANTQIAGVKEFEAVLSKVDKNKSINVLYRRGEWSQYALIRPVR, encoded by the coding sequence ATGCCCAAGTTTGATGGGAAGATGTTGCGCACAATGGCGCTGGGGTGCCTGTTTTCTGGGATCGCTGGCGTCGCGGCTTTGCCTCACGCAGCATGGGCGCAACCGGTAGCCGCAGCGCGCGGGTTGCCTGATTTCACGGATCTGGTGGACCAGGTCGGTCCCTCCGTGGTCAATATCCGTACGGTCGAAAAAGCATCCAGCCGGGCCAACGCCAACGGCATGGACGAAGAGATGCTTGAGTTCTTTCGTCGGTTTGGTGTGCCCATCCCCAATATGCCTCGCCAGCAGCGTCCCCAGCGCCCACAACAAGAAGAAGAGTCGCAACCACGAGGCGTGGGGTCTGGCTTTATTCTGACGGCAGATGGGTTTGTCATGACCAATGCCCATGTGGTGGAGGGTGCAGACGAAGTCATTGTGACGCTTACCGACAAGCGCGAGTTCAAGGCAAAAATAATCGGTGCTGACAAACGCACGGACGTTGCCGTGGTCAAGATCGACGCCACGGGTCTTCCGGCTGTGAAGGTGGGCGACTTGAATCGGTTGCGTGTGGGCGAATGGGTCATGGCCATTGGCTCCCCCTTCGGGCTGGAGAACACGGTGACAGCGGGTATCGTGAGCGCGAAGCAACGCGACACCGGGGATTACCTGCCTTTTATCCAGACCGATGTGGCGATCAATCCTGGCAATTCAGGGGGGCCGCTCATCAACATGCGCGGTGAGGTGGTGGGTATCAATAGTCAGATCTATTCCCGTTCCGGCGGGTTTATGGGCATTTCGTTTGCGATTCCCATGGATGAGGCGATCCGAGTGAGTGACCAGTTGCGTGCGTCGGGGCGTGTCACCCGCGGCCGTATCGGCGTGCAGATCGGCCAGGTTACCAAGGACGTTGCAGAGTCGATTGGGCTTGGCAAGGCGCAGGGCGCTTTGGTGACGGGGGTCGAGACCGGCTCGCCAGCAGACAAAGCGGGAGTGGAAGCGGGCGACATCATCACGCGGTTTGACGGCAAGCAGATCGACAAGGTGGCTGATCTGCCACGCCTGGTGGGAAATACCAAGCCAGGGAGCAAGAGCGTGTTGACGGTGTTCCGTCGCGGCGCCTCGCGTGACTTGGGCGTGACGATTGCGGAGATCGAGCCCGACAATAAGCCCGCTGCGAAGGTGAGCGAACGTGAGGAAAAATCCAAAGCATCAGCTGCCGCTCAGCAAATTGGTTTGTCGGTGACGGAGCTCACTGATGCACAAAAGAAGGAGCTCAAGCTCAAGGGCGGTGTGGCGGTGGTGGCTGCCACGGAAGCAGCCGCACGTGCCGGCTTGCGTGAGGGCGATATCATCCTGTCCGTCGCCAATACCCAGATAGCGGGCGTCAAAGAGTTTGAAGCCGTATTGAGCAAGGTCGACAAGAACAAATCGATCAACGTACTCTACCGGCGTGGGGAGTGGTCCCAATATGCGCTGATCAGACCCGTCCGTTAA
- a CDS encoding DUF4845 domain-containing protein, which translates to MKMHRTASRARQRGLSFFGLVFVGLIAVAVFAIGGQSVPIFLEYTSAKKAIEKAKVETTVPGVRAAFDRAAAIDDITSLKGSDLDVTKRGDKVIVSFKYSREIPLAGPAYLVYRFEAQTN; encoded by the coding sequence ATGAAGATGCATCGCACGGCAAGCCGGGCGCGCCAGCGCGGATTGTCTTTTTTCGGACTCGTCTTTGTGGGCTTGATCGCCGTGGCTGTGTTTGCCATTGGCGGGCAGTCCGTGCCTATTTTCCTGGAGTACACCTCTGCGAAAAAGGCCATTGAAAAGGCCAAGGTGGAAACCACCGTGCCTGGCGTGCGGGCCGCGTTTGACCGCGCTGCCGCCATTGATGACATTACCTCTCTTAAAGGCTCGGACCTTGATGTGACCAAGCGTGGCGACAAGGTGATCGTCTCGTTCAAGTATTCGCGCGAAATTCCATTGGCGGGGCCGGCCTATCTGGTTTACCGCTTTGAAGCGCAGACCAACTAG
- the lepA gene encoding translation elongation factor 4, protein MNHIRNFSIIAHIDHGKSTLADRLIQRCGGLADRDMQAQVLDSMDIEKERGITIKAQTAALQYKAQDGQIYNLNLIDTPGHVDFSYEVSRSLSACEGALLVVDASQGVEAQTVANCYTALDLGVEVVPVLNKMDLPNADPENAKSEIEDVIGIDATDAIPCSAKTGMGIDEILEAIVAKVPAPRGNPDGPLRAMIIDSWFDSYVGVVMLVRVVDGRLLKGERFKMMASGAVYNADNLGVFTPANEPRNSLDAGQVGYIIAGIKELQAAKVGDTITLEKKLPNNAGPATEALPGFKEIQPQVFAGLYPTEASEYDSLRDALEKLKLNDASLHYEPEVSQALGFGFRCGFLGLLHMEIVQERLEREFDQDLITTAPSVVYQVVRADGEIIMVENPSKMPDQGRLEEIREPIVTVHLYMPQDYVGPVMTLANQKRGVQINMAYHGRQVMLTYEMPLGEIVLDFFDKLKSVSRGYASMDYEFKEYRASDVVKVDILLNGEKVDALSIIVHRSQSLYRGRAVVGKMREIISRQMYDVAIQAAIGANIIARETIKALRKNVLAKCYGGDISRKRKLLEKQKAGKKRMKQIGSVEVPQEAFLAILQVED, encoded by the coding sequence ATGAATCACATCAGAAATTTTTCCATCATTGCGCACATCGACCATGGCAAGTCGACCCTCGCTGACCGCCTGATTCAGCGCTGCGGAGGTCTGGCGGACCGCGACATGCAGGCCCAGGTTCTGGACTCGATGGACATCGAGAAAGAGCGTGGGATAACCATCAAGGCACAGACGGCAGCACTGCAGTACAAGGCGCAGGATGGGCAGATCTACAACCTCAACCTGATTGATACGCCGGGGCATGTGGACTTCTCCTATGAAGTGAGTCGTTCGTTGTCCGCCTGTGAAGGGGCCTTGTTGGTCGTCGACGCGTCGCAAGGTGTGGAGGCGCAAACGGTGGCTAACTGCTACACCGCCCTGGACCTCGGTGTAGAGGTGGTGCCGGTGCTCAACAAGATGGATCTACCCAACGCAGATCCTGAAAACGCAAAGTCCGAGATCGAGGATGTGATTGGCATCGATGCCACCGACGCCATTCCTTGCTCTGCCAAGACGGGCATGGGCATTGATGAGATCCTTGAAGCGATTGTGGCCAAGGTGCCTGCACCACGCGGTAATCCCGATGGCCCGCTGCGCGCCATGATCATCGACAGCTGGTTCGACAGCTACGTGGGCGTTGTGATGCTGGTGCGGGTGGTGGATGGCCGCTTGCTCAAGGGCGAGCGTTTCAAGATGATGGCGAGTGGCGCGGTCTACAACGCGGACAATCTGGGTGTTTTTACTCCGGCCAACGAGCCACGCAATTCACTGGATGCGGGACAGGTGGGTTACATCATTGCGGGCATCAAGGAGTTGCAGGCCGCGAAGGTTGGCGACACCATCACGCTGGAAAAGAAGCTGCCCAACAACGCCGGGCCGGCCACAGAAGCGCTGCCTGGGTTCAAGGAAATTCAGCCGCAGGTGTTTGCCGGGCTGTACCCCACGGAAGCCAGTGAATATGACTCGCTGCGCGATGCGCTGGAGAAGCTCAAACTCAATGATGCATCGCTGCACTACGAGCCTGAAGTAAGTCAGGCGCTGGGTTTCGGTTTTCGCTGCGGCTTCCTCGGTTTGTTGCATATGGAGATCGTGCAGGAGCGTCTGGAGCGCGAGTTCGATCAAGACCTGATCACGACGGCACCGAGCGTGGTGTACCAAGTGGTCAGGGCCGACGGTGAAATCATCATGGTCGAGAACCCCTCCAAGATGCCCGACCAGGGACGCCTGGAGGAGATCCGCGAGCCCATCGTGACCGTGCACCTGTACATGCCCCAAGACTATGTGGGCCCGGTGATGACGCTGGCCAACCAAAAGCGGGGCGTACAGATCAACATGGCGTACCACGGTCGCCAGGTCATGCTCACCTATGAAATGCCACTTGGTGAGATCGTGCTCGACTTCTTCGACAAGCTCAAGTCGGTATCACGCGGCTATGCGTCGATGGACTACGAGTTCAAGGAGTACCGCGCGTCTGATGTGGTGAAAGTCGATATCCTGCTGAACGGCGAGAAAGTGGATGCGTTGTCCATCATCGTGCACCGCTCGCAGTCGCTTTATCGAGGCCGTGCGGTGGTAGGGAAAATGCGCGAAATCATCAGCCGTCAGATGTATGACGTGGCCATCCAGGCGGCCATTGGTGCCAACATCATTGCGCGTGAAACCATCAAGGCCTTGCGCAAGAACGTGCTGGCCAAATGTTATGGGGGTGATATATCCCGCAAGCGCAAGCTTCTTGAGAAGCAGAAAGCAGGTAAAAAACGCATGAAACAAATCGGATCGGTTGAGGTGCCTCAAGAGGCGTTCCTGGCCATTTTGCAGGTGGAAGACTGA
- a CDS encoding pyridoxine 5'-phosphate synthase translates to MTPPLSLPNRTALSVNVNKVALVRNTRHLGIPSVTRAAELCLQAGAQGITVHPRPDERHIRGQDVYELATLMKAWPDREYNIEGNPSQNLMDFIRQVRPHQATFVPDSEDQFTSDHGWSFPQDAERLAPLVAECRALGVRVSLFMDPVPEQMAAARAVGADRVELYTEPYAAAWGMPQQSAEIKRYAAAAQAALDAGLGVNAGHDLNRDNLATFVREVPCVLEVSIGHALIADALELGYAATVQAYLACINDGHSAARAHNS, encoded by the coding sequence ATGACCCCTCCACTATCTCTACCGAATCGCACCGCCTTGTCGGTCAACGTCAACAAAGTGGCCCTGGTGCGCAACACGCGCCACCTGGGCATACCCAGCGTCACCCGCGCGGCCGAGTTGTGCCTGCAAGCGGGTGCGCAGGGCATCACAGTGCACCCCCGGCCCGATGAGCGGCATATCCGAGGTCAGGACGTTTATGAGCTGGCGACGCTGATGAAGGCCTGGCCCGACCGCGAATACAACATCGAGGGCAACCCGTCTCAGAACCTGATGGACTTCATCCGCCAGGTGCGCCCCCACCAGGCGACGTTTGTGCCCGACAGCGAAGACCAGTTCACCAGCGACCATGGCTGGAGTTTTCCGCAGGACGCCGAGCGCCTGGCACCCCTGGTGGCCGAGTGCAGGGCGCTGGGCGTGCGCGTGAGCCTGTTCATGGACCCGGTGCCTGAGCAGATGGCCGCAGCGCGCGCCGTGGGGGCTGACCGGGTCGAGCTTTACACCGAGCCCTACGCTGCAGCCTGGGGCATGCCACAGCAATCCGCTGAGATCAAGCGCTATGCCGCTGCCGCGCAGGCGGCACTCGATGCGGGCCTGGGTGTGAACGCCGGCCATGATCTCAACCGCGACAACCTCGCGACCTTTGTGCGCGAAGTGCCCTGTGTGCTGGAGGTGTCGATCGGCCACGCGTTGATTGCCGATGCGCTGGAGCTGGGGTATGCCGCCACCGTGCAGGCGTATCTGGCGTGCATCAACGACGGGCATTCGGCCGCTCGGGCACATAATTCCTGA
- the recO gene encoding DNA repair protein RecO: MAAAKRISDEPAFVLHSYDWSESSLILEVLCRRQGRIALVAKGAKKPSSNFRPVLLPLQPLLVTYTLAGDGSADIHTLKGAEWVGGHVMPTGDALLSGMYLNELLLRLLARADPHPALFDAYAGVVRVLASEHGDALEPVLRSFELLLLREIGLLPSLDAQTMTLAPLQAHARYTLVPEGGLRAASAADRAALLGGQWQTLQRALDDAASYTATLRACVPVSGELKPQLRTLLQYHCGSPTLRTRQLMIDLQAL, translated from the coding sequence ATGGCTGCCGCCAAGCGCATTTCTGACGAACCCGCCTTCGTGTTGCACAGCTACGACTGGAGCGAGTCGAGCCTGATCCTGGAGGTGTTGTGCCGGCGTCAGGGACGCATAGCCTTGGTGGCCAAGGGGGCCAAGAAGCCCAGCTCCAACTTTCGCCCGGTGCTGCTGCCGCTGCAGCCCCTGCTGGTGACCTACACCCTGGCTGGAGATGGCAGCGCCGATATCCACACGCTCAAGGGCGCTGAGTGGGTCGGTGGCCATGTCATGCCCACTGGTGATGCCCTGCTGTCGGGCATGTACCTCAACGAATTGCTGCTGCGCCTGCTGGCCCGCGCAGATCCTCACCCGGCGCTGTTTGATGCCTACGCTGGCGTGGTGCGCGTGCTGGCCAGTGAGCATGGCGATGCGCTTGAGCCGGTGCTGCGCAGCTTCGAGTTGCTGTTGCTGCGCGAGATCGGCCTGCTGCCGAGCCTTGATGCACAAACCATGACCCTCGCGCCATTGCAGGCCCATGCACGCTATACCCTCGTGCCCGAGGGCGGCTTGCGCGCTGCATCGGCGGCGGACCGGGCTGCGTTGCTGGGCGGGCAGTGGCAGACCTTGCAGCGGGCGCTCGACGATGCCGCCAGCTATACCGCCACGCTGCGCGCGTGTGTGCCGGTTTCCGGTGAACTCAAACCCCAGTTGAGGACATTGCTGCAATACCATTGCGGAAGCCCGACGCTGCGCACCCGCCAGCTCATGATCGATCTCCAGGCTCTATGA
- a CDS encoding sigma-E factor negative regulatory protein: MTNDVNDREMLSALADGQLQGDAFEAALAYSAGDGEGHATLQLYHLVGDVLRSSDLARPANPAFMSRLRDQLAQEPLRSLPTQLQIPIHTEVVAPVRQEAANASVFRWKMVAGVASLAAVAAIGWTSLSSLQDGGAVGSQMAIAPVGAGSQAAPVVAVADADGQQVMIRDPRLDELLAAHKQFGSTSALQMPAGFLRNATFETPGR; the protein is encoded by the coding sequence ATGACAAATGATGTGAATGACCGGGAAATGTTGTCTGCACTGGCGGATGGTCAGTTGCAAGGCGACGCTTTCGAAGCTGCGCTGGCTTATTCAGCGGGCGACGGCGAAGGCCATGCGACGTTGCAGCTTTACCATCTGGTGGGCGATGTGTTGCGTTCGTCCGATCTGGCGCGGCCAGCGAATCCTGCCTTCATGTCGCGTTTGCGTGACCAGCTTGCGCAAGAGCCATTGCGTTCTTTGCCCACGCAGCTCCAGATTCCTATTCACACAGAGGTGGTTGCGCCGGTGCGGCAAGAGGCTGCCAACGCTTCAGTTTTTCGCTGGAAAATGGTCGCAGGTGTTGCCTCGTTGGCGGCGGTGGCAGCCATTGGCTGGACTTCTCTGTCCAGCTTGCAGGACGGGGGGGCTGTGGGCTCTCAAATGGCCATTGCGCCCGTCGGGGCGGGTTCTCAGGCTGCCCCCGTAGTGGCCGTTGCCGATGCGGATGGGCAGCAGGTCATGATTCGGGACCCTCGTCTGGATGAACTGCTGGCTGCTCACAAACAATTTGGCAGCACTTCTGCACTGCAGATGCCTGCGGGTTTTCTGCGTAATGCCACGTTCGAGACGCCCGGCCGTTAA
- the lepB gene encoding signal peptidase I produces the protein MQFMQVFTSLILAAFAGYVGAWYFGAIEGNFALLLFLAAVVTGAYWLAERVYFLPRRRRAAQAIEDAAVARRAELDRMGIQKNDVDVGEAKGRILMQPWWLDWTAGLFPVIAAVFLLRSFLFEPFKIPSGSMIPTLLVGDLILVNKFTYGIRLPVLNTKITQGTPPARGDVMVFRYPPQPSLDYIKRVVGVPGDEVAYINKRLTINGKAIDTKAMPDFFEEDAMRYFKQFEEQLSEQPHRLLNNPDVPAFVQGASNFAYRENCRYSVEGVVCKVPEGHYFMMGDNRDNSLDSRYWGFVPDANIVGKAFFVWMNFGNLKRIGSFH, from the coding sequence ATGCAGTTCATGCAAGTTTTCACGTCCCTGATCCTGGCGGCGTTCGCTGGCTATGTGGGTGCCTGGTACTTTGGTGCCATCGAAGGTAACTTTGCGCTGCTCTTGTTCCTCGCTGCGGTGGTGACGGGCGCATACTGGTTGGCCGAGCGTGTGTATTTTTTGCCACGTCGCCGCCGCGCTGCGCAGGCGATTGAAGACGCTGCGGTGGCGCGGCGTGCCGAGCTCGATCGCATGGGCATCCAGAAGAACGATGTGGATGTGGGGGAGGCCAAGGGTCGCATCCTCATGCAACCCTGGTGGCTGGACTGGACGGCGGGTTTGTTCCCGGTCATCGCTGCGGTTTTCCTATTGCGCTCGTTTCTGTTCGAGCCTTTCAAGATCCCCTCTGGCTCCATGATCCCCACGCTGTTGGTGGGCGACCTGATTTTGGTGAACAAATTCACATACGGTATACGGCTGCCTGTGCTCAACACCAAAATCACCCAGGGTACGCCACCAGCACGCGGGGATGTGATGGTGTTTCGCTACCCTCCTCAGCCGAGCCTGGATTACATCAAGCGGGTGGTGGGTGTGCCCGGTGACGAAGTGGCTTACATCAACAAGCGCCTCACGATCAATGGCAAGGCCATCGATACCAAGGCGATGCCGGACTTCTTTGAAGAAGACGCGATGCGCTACTTCAAGCAGTTTGAAGAGCAGTTGAGCGAACAGCCTCATCGCCTCCTGAATAATCCGGACGTCCCAGCCTTCGTTCAGGGTGCCAGCAATTTTGCTTATCGCGAAAACTGCCGCTACAGTGTTGAAGGCGTTGTGTGCAAGGTCCCTGAAGGCCATTACTTCATGATGGGGGACAACCGCGACAACTCGCTGGATTCCCGCTATTGGGGTTTTGTGCCCGACGCCAATATCGTGGGCAAGGCCTTTTTTGTCTGGATGAATTTCGGTAATCTCAAGCGCATTGGCTCATTTCATTGA
- the era gene encoding GTPase Era, with amino-acid sequence MNDATKDVAGDEGAERPVATPVQNDLEAMLAAASAPAAVPGQRCGVIAIVGKPNVGKSTLLNALVGQKISITSRKAQTTRHRITGIRTREQTQFIFVDTPGFQTRHATALNKSLNKTVMGAIGDVDLILFVVEAGNFKLADAKVLSLFKPGIPTLLLANKLDMVHRRAELAPWLKSMQERHPFAEFVPMSAKNKGDIERLFGICAKYLPEQGWWYAEDELTDRSEKFLASETVREKLFRFTGDELPYTSTVVIDKFDEEASKAHKRMVKIAATIVVERDNHKMMVIGDKGERLKRIGTEARQELEKLMDAKVFLELWVKVRSGWADDEARVRSFGYE; translated from the coding sequence ATGAATGATGCTACCAAAGATGTAGCTGGTGACGAAGGCGCCGAGCGCCCAGTCGCCACCCCGGTCCAGAATGATCTGGAAGCCATGCTGGCTGCCGCCAGCGCCCCTGCCGCTGTACCGGGCCAACGCTGCGGCGTGATTGCCATCGTCGGCAAACCCAATGTGGGCAAGTCCACCCTGCTCAATGCGCTGGTGGGGCAAAAAATCAGCATTACCTCGCGCAAGGCGCAGACGACACGGCACCGTATCACCGGCATTCGCACGCGTGAACAGACGCAGTTCATTTTTGTGGACACCCCTGGTTTTCAGACACGCCATGCCACGGCACTCAACAAATCGCTCAACAAGACCGTGATGGGCGCGATCGGCGACGTGGACCTGATCCTCTTCGTGGTGGAGGCGGGCAATTTCAAGCTGGCCGATGCCAAGGTGCTTTCGCTGTTCAAGCCGGGCATTCCCACATTGCTGCTGGCCAACAAGCTTGACATGGTGCACCGCCGTGCGGAACTGGCTCCCTGGCTCAAGAGCATGCAGGAGCGCCATCCTTTCGCCGAGTTTGTGCCCATGTCGGCCAAGAACAAGGGCGATATCGAGCGCTTGTTTGGTATATGCGCTAAATACCTGCCCGAGCAGGGCTGGTGGTATGCCGAAGATGAGCTGACCGACCGCAGCGAGAAGTTTTTGGCGTCGGAGACCGTGCGCGAAAAGTTGTTCCGTTTTACCGGCGACGAGTTGCCCTACACCTCCACGGTGGTCATCGACAAGTTCGACGAAGAGGCGAGCAAGGCGCACAAGCGCATGGTCAAGATCGCCGCCACCATCGTGGTCGAGCGTGACAATCACAAGATGATGGTCATTGGCGACAAGGGTGAGCGTCTCAAGCGCATCGGCACCGAAGCCCGTCAGGAGCTTGAGAAGCTCATGGATGCCAAAGTGTTCCTGGAGCTGTGGGTGAAGGTGCGTTCGGGCTGGGCCGATGATGAAGCGCGTGTGCGCTCGTTTGGCTACGAATAA
- the rnc gene encoding ribonuclease III produces MQSGLIALQDRLQHVFSDPSLLQRATTHRSFSADHNERLEFLGDAVLNLAVASLLYQRLSALPEGDLSRVRANLVKQDTLHQLALRLKVSEVLRLGEGEARSGGQQRPSILADALEALIGAVYLDAGYGSAEALVHRLFEGVEINPQMQAASKDPKTALQEWLQGRKMKLPQYRVVATVGAAHRQTFDVECDIPELGLTERGIGGSRRAGEQAAAAAMVATLKAKNL; encoded by the coding sequence GTGCAGTCCGGTCTGATAGCGCTGCAGGATCGCCTGCAGCACGTTTTTTCTGATCCGTCTTTGCTCCAGCGGGCTACTACGCACCGTAGCTTTTCTGCCGACCACAATGAGCGGCTGGAGTTTTTGGGCGATGCTGTCCTGAACCTGGCCGTGGCCAGCTTGCTGTACCAGCGGCTGTCGGCGCTGCCAGAGGGGGACCTTTCGCGGGTGCGTGCCAACCTCGTCAAGCAGGACACCTTGCACCAGTTGGCGCTGCGCCTGAAGGTGTCCGAGGTGCTGCGGTTGGGCGAGGGCGAGGCCAGGTCGGGAGGGCAGCAACGCCCTTCCATCTTGGCCGACGCCCTGGAGGCGCTGATTGGTGCCGTGTATCTCGATGCCGGTTATGGCAGCGCAGAGGCGTTGGTGCATCGCCTGTTTGAGGGCGTTGAGATCAATCCCCAGATGCAGGCGGCGTCCAAAGACCCAAAGACCGCATTGCAGGAGTGGCTCCAGGGTCGCAAAATGAAGCTTCCGCAGTACCGTGTGGTGGCGACTGTGGGGGCTGCGCACCGACAGACCTTTGATGTCGAGTGCGATATTCCCGAACTGGGCCTGACCGAGCGTGGCATCGGCGGCTCGCGCCGGGCGGGCGAGCAGGCGGCTGCGGCCGCCATGGTTGCCACATTGAAAGCAAAGAATTTATGA
- a CDS encoding MucB/RseB C-terminal domain-containing protein, giving the protein MPPADAALVSVDVVRDVAQWIERMHSAPCLRPYAGTFVVLAANGAMSSSRIWHACDGQQQMERVESLSGTPRTIFRRNDEVRTFLPQARIVRADRREDAGLFPRVPVVSGTSIAQFYTARLLGQERVAGFVTDVVWFKPVDSLRFGYRLWSERETGLIVKLQTLGADGRVLEQAAFSELDLNASVRVEQLSRMMDATVGYKIVAPVVVKTSAHAEGWTLRQPVAGFVPVSCHRRSVSDAEDAPSVLQCLYSDGLASVSLFVEPFDAKRHPSKPQVSGMGATQLLAQHVQPDVWVTAVGEVPLQTLRLFVGQLERAR; this is encoded by the coding sequence ATGCCCCCTGCTGATGCTGCCTTGGTTTCGGTGGACGTGGTCCGCGATGTGGCGCAGTGGATCGAACGCATGCACAGCGCGCCCTGCCTGCGCCCGTATGCCGGGACTTTTGTGGTGTTGGCGGCCAATGGCGCCATGTCGAGTTCTCGCATATGGCATGCCTGTGATGGGCAGCAGCAGATGGAGCGCGTCGAATCTCTGAGTGGCACGCCTCGAACCATCTTTCGGCGCAACGATGAAGTAAGGACGTTTTTGCCCCAGGCACGCATCGTGCGGGCCGATCGCCGTGAAGATGCTGGATTGTTTCCGCGCGTGCCCGTGGTCAGTGGTACCTCCATCGCGCAGTTCTACACCGCCCGCCTGTTGGGTCAGGAGAGGGTTGCAGGGTTTGTCACCGACGTGGTGTGGTTCAAACCTGTGGACAGCTTGCGATTTGGCTATCGTTTGTGGAGCGAGAGGGAAACCGGGTTGATCGTGAAGCTTCAGACTTTGGGGGCGGATGGCCGGGTGCTTGAACAGGCCGCCTTTTCAGAGCTTGATCTGAACGCATCCGTGCGGGTAGAGCAACTTTCTCGCATGATGGATGCGACAGTGGGTTACAAGATCGTTGCGCCAGTGGTTGTGAAAACGTCGGCCCATGCGGAGGGTTGGACGCTGCGCCAACCAGTCGCTGGGTTTGTGCCGGTCAGCTGCCATCGGCGTTCGGTTTCGGATGCAGAGGACGCCCCCAGCGTCTTGCAGTGTCTTTATTCCGATGGATTGGCTTCGGTTTCGTTGTTCGTCGAACCGTTTGATGCCAAGCGCCACCCTTCCAAGCCCCAGGTTTCTGGCATGGGTGCTACGCAGCTGCTTGCGCAGCATGTGCAGCCCGATGTCTGGGTCACCGCGGTGGGTGAGGTTCCCCTGCAAACACTGCGACTTTTTGTTGGCCAGTTGGAGCGTGCGCGCTAG